One stretch of Weissella koreensis KACC 15510 DNA includes these proteins:
- a CDS encoding TrmH family RNA methyltransferase encodes MEKINSNQNARVKAWAKLQTKKGRQASQTYLLDGWHLVQEAIHSDGKIRAIIATEDQYELHQDELPLGVPVFVIYDDIAKKLSDLVTPQGIFAEVSLPNFNRAPKYIHEGAWLFLDAIQDPGNVGTMVRTADAAGFAGVVFGQGSVDPYSPKAVRAMQGSQFHLQLANGDLHEWIPEFVRNEFQVYGTQLNPEATNIFEIIPAQNFALVMGNEGQGMATDLAEMTNQNLYIPLKGHAESLNVGVAAGVAMFTLNH; translated from the coding sequence ATGGAAAAAATAAATTCAAATCAAAATGCTCGTGTTAAAGCATGGGCCAAGTTACAAACGAAAAAAGGGCGTCAAGCTAGTCAAACATATTTGTTAGATGGTTGGCACCTGGTTCAAGAAGCAATTCATTCTGATGGAAAAATTCGGGCTATTATCGCAACTGAAGATCAATACGAATTACATCAAGATGAATTACCTCTAGGAGTTCCCGTTTTTGTAATTTATGACGACATCGCTAAAAAGTTATCAGACTTAGTTACCCCGCAAGGTATTTTTGCGGAAGTTTCATTACCAAACTTCAATCGCGCACCAAAGTATATTCATGAAGGAGCATGGCTATTCTTGGATGCGATTCAAGATCCTGGAAATGTTGGAACAATGGTTCGTACTGCTGATGCAGCTGGATTTGCTGGAGTAGTCTTTGGACAAGGGTCTGTAGATCCATATTCTCCTAAGGCAGTTCGTGCAATGCAAGGTTCACAATTCCATTTGCAATTAGCAAATGGAGACTTGCACGAATGGATTCCAGAATTCGTACGTAATGAATTCCAAGTCTATGGAACTCAATTAAATCCAGAAGCAACCAATATCTTTGAAATTATCCCAGCTCAAAACTTTGCTTTGGTGATGGGAAATGAAGGTCAAGGTATGGCTACGGATTTAGCTGAGATGACAAACCAAAACTTGTATATTCCGTTGAAGGGACATGCTGAATCTTTGAACGTAGGGGTAGCTGCAGGAGTAGCTATGTTTACCCTTAATCATTAA